The Lysinibacillus pakistanensis genome includes a window with the following:
- a CDS encoding 5-oxoprolinase subunit PxpA — MSIDINCDMGESNDVLKDQAILDYVTSINIACGYHAGNHTIMHQTVRNAIRKNVHIGAHPGYPDLKGFGRRDMDFSAEEIYNMVVYQVGALQAFVSVEKGSLHHVKPHGALYNQSANNIEKATAIVNAIYDVNPTSILYCLSGSKMVGIARNKGLQVYEEVFSDRNYNDDGTLVSRQDSNALIQTEAEMLEHVKGILMSNEVISVQQKKINISAQTLCIHGDGPHALDYAKKIYELKCQIK; from the coding sequence AAAGATCAAGCAATTTTAGACTATGTTACGTCCATTAATATCGCTTGCGGCTACCATGCTGGTAATCATACAATCATGCATCAGACAGTACGAAACGCGATCCGTAAAAATGTTCACATTGGTGCACATCCTGGATATCCTGATCTCAAGGGCTTTGGTCGACGAGATATGGATTTTAGTGCAGAGGAAATCTACAATATGGTTGTCTATCAAGTAGGAGCTTTACAAGCATTTGTTTCAGTTGAAAAGGGTTCACTCCATCATGTGAAGCCACATGGAGCGCTCTATAATCAGAGTGCAAATAATATCGAAAAGGCGACCGCAATTGTTAATGCTATCTATGATGTAAATCCAACCTCTATTTTATATTGCTTATCTGGAAGTAAAATGGTAGGAATTGCGAGGAATAAGGGCTTACAAGTTTATGAGGAAGTTTTTTCTGACCGTAATTACAATGATGATGGTACATTAGTAAGTAGACAAGATTCGAATGCATTGATTCAAACAGAAGCTGAAATGCTTGAACATGTCAAAGGAATTTTGATGTCGAATGAAGTGATATCAGTACAGCAAAAGAAAATCAACATTTCTGCACAAACTTTATGTATACACGGAGACGGCCCACATGCTCTGGATTATGCGAAAAAAATCTATGAGTTAAAATGTCAGATCAAATAA
- a CDS encoding DUF4183 domain-containing protein, whose product MALSIININVNVSGTSTRFFNILATPLAITDGTTIAATSFLNDSGSAATTFPIVTNGYYNLYINGVLQEGDSYTVSATELTFNTVTGAISAGTPIIIEAVELVTII is encoded by the coding sequence GTGGCGCTTTCCATTATTAATATCAATGTGAATGTTTCAGGCACTTCAACACGATTTTTTAATATTTTAGCTACACCATTAGCAATTACAGATGGAACAACTATTGCTGCTACTTCATTTTTAAATGATAGCGGTAGTGCGGCAACTACTTTTCCAATCGTAACAAATGGATACTATAATTTATATATTAATGGTGTACTTCAGGAAGGTGATTCTTATACAGTTTCTGCAACAGAATTAACGTTTAATACTGTTACAGGCGCTATTTCTGCTGGTACGCCAATTATTATCGAAGCTGTTGAATTAGTAACGATTATTTAA
- a CDS encoding DUF4183 domain-containing protein produces the protein MVNNGNYQRIEQTCECGCEDRFVWPRIKASTASSITPPVIIPSGTIIPIVNRYFYIVTADIHLTNGATLNANLFWDDNGNQVAAFTIFQPNGYVNLFINGVMQEGGIYTVTPASLVLDADNAIIYRGTPIIIESLGFINQTT, from the coding sequence ATGGTCAATAATGGGAATTACCAAAGAATTGAACAAACATGTGAATGTGGCTGCGAAGATCGATTTGTATGGCCCCGAATAAAAGCTAGTACAGCGTCTTCCATTACACCTCCAGTCATTATTCCTAGTGGAACGATTATTCCAATAGTGAATAGATATTTTTATATTGTTACAGCTGATATTCATCTGACAAATGGAGCTACATTAAACGCTAATCTATTTTGGGACGATAATGGAAACCAAGTAGCTGCATTTACAATTTTTCAACCAAATGGATACGTCAATCTTTTTATTAATGGAGTCATGCAAGAGGGCGGGATTTATACTGTAACCCCAGCCTCCTTAGTCCTAGATGCTGATAATGCAATCATCTATAGAGGAACGCCTATTATCATTGAATCGCTCGGTTTTATAAACCAAACGACCTAA
- a CDS encoding dynamin family protein, which yields MNDFDQQLEGLLKQAALQYIIYQHNGDTERMDKTSLFARKLQQKEYVIGFAGHFSAGKSSMINALSGENLLASSPIPTSANIVKVHKSEEDFAIVYMHNEKPVKFEAGYDFKTVKELSKNGDLVSQIEIGHSTSTLPFGVTVMDTPGVDSTDDAHRMSTESALHIADIVFYTMDYNHVQSELNFQFTKQLMKYNPNVYLIVNMIDKHKENELSFEEFKATVHQSFAAWGVIPKGVFFTSLREPEHPHNDFEAVKKIVMDSMNDWQDQLVLTATNTLRLLQSEHDTYLMEERQDRLEIDEDVLSADDWANHKDILEQYNKLNRQVELFSVEAWNETFEEERKELLANAAIMPADLRDKLRLYLESQQEGFKVGGLFTAKKKTEEERNRRKEDAYNAYQNVAHAQITGHLRGLMKKVLKDVGALNEERASAIDAYPFALPFSLIEQQVQVGALLTGDAVLNFANRVAEATKRYFIQESDQWKDAQATLLESVATETAAPSKLKMAGMQAKVNAIQAVLEIEGYQQYSASVMHQASNEIRKQANQQLTNWDNAFKQDLAEIRLFDETMLKPKEQAVQQEEVQQAVSATSLPIEGVIKRALHTAKAVKEVQGFAEVASYLENKVERLQKKDFTIALFGAFSAGKSSFSNALMGAKVLPVSPNPTTAAINKIRPVTPDHPHETADVQLKNAEQMLEDIKGSYAAIGLSVSSLEEAFNRADEGLAVQLSDERLNVHKSFIRAYKEGFPTFKSELGKVLRVNREEFEKFVAQENKSCFVDNIDFYYDSPLTRMGVTLVDTPGADSINARHTGVAFEYIRNADAILFITYYNHAFAKADREFLIQLGRVKDAFELDKMFFIVNAIDLATTEEEQEDVKGYVRSELQRFGIRFPRLYGVSSLLALKEKVEEAELSSGMPPFEDAFYTFLNDELSALAVQALAEEVDKTEQRLGDLIAQTEENLKRKDERLEELTNLEQHIKSKFNTLNTSMVESETKQELDELLYYVLQRVYYRYPEFFKEGYNPSTFAAMPAQQALEHALKEVLQSLRFDFTQEMRVTNFRLSQFISKKMQLRFKDEVRELKELNRSFSFLGFEAAEPDLLDFEGPFTDNAKYSSVKTHFRNAKAFFEKNEKVKLSEALEALTKPDAQNYLDAQKVLLMKWAISYIAEEAERLRLHIYHQALEQIATERLVLQEESRLASWKTIYAQLQYA from the coding sequence ATGAATGATTTTGATCAGCAATTGGAGGGGCTGTTAAAACAAGCAGCGTTACAATACATAATATATCAGCATAATGGCGATACAGAGCGTATGGATAAAACCTCACTTTTTGCACGGAAATTACAGCAAAAAGAGTATGTTATTGGATTTGCAGGCCATTTCTCAGCAGGAAAGTCGAGTATGATTAATGCACTTTCTGGTGAAAATTTACTTGCATCTAGCCCAATTCCAACGAGCGCTAATATAGTAAAGGTCCATAAATCAGAGGAAGATTTTGCGATTGTCTATATGCACAATGAAAAGCCTGTCAAGTTTGAAGCAGGCTATGATTTTAAAACTGTGAAAGAACTAAGTAAAAATGGAGATCTAGTATCTCAAATTGAAATCGGGCACAGTACATCGACATTACCATTCGGTGTCACAGTGATGGATACACCAGGGGTGGACTCCACAGATGATGCACACCGTATGTCTACAGAGTCAGCTCTTCATATTGCTGATATCGTATTTTATACAATGGACTACAATCACGTGCAATCTGAATTAAATTTCCAATTTACAAAGCAGTTGATGAAGTACAATCCAAATGTTTATTTAATCGTTAATATGATTGATAAGCATAAGGAAAATGAATTAAGCTTTGAGGAATTTAAAGCTACTGTCCATCAATCATTTGCCGCTTGGGGAGTTATTCCTAAAGGTGTGTTTTTCACTTCTTTAAGAGAGCCTGAGCACCCTCATAATGATTTTGAGGCTGTGAAGAAAATTGTGATGGATAGTATGAATGATTGGCAGGATCAGCTTGTACTAACTGCAACAAATACACTGCGTTTATTACAAAGCGAGCATGACACTTATTTAATGGAAGAAAGACAGGATCGTTTAGAAATAGATGAAGATGTATTAAGTGCGGATGACTGGGCAAACCATAAGGACATTTTAGAGCAATATAATAAGCTTAACCGTCAAGTGGAGTTGTTTTCCGTAGAGGCATGGAACGAGACATTTGAAGAGGAGCGTAAGGAGTTACTTGCAAATGCTGCCATTATGCCTGCCGATTTACGAGATAAATTACGTTTGTATTTAGAGAGTCAGCAGGAAGGTTTTAAGGTAGGTGGCTTATTTACGGCTAAGAAAAAAACGGAAGAAGAACGAAATCGCCGTAAAGAAGATGCCTATAATGCCTATCAAAATGTAGCACATGCACAAATTACAGGCCATTTAAGGGGCTTAATGAAAAAGGTTTTAAAGGATGTTGGTGCACTAAATGAAGAGCGAGCTTCAGCAATTGATGCCTATCCATTTGCTCTACCATTTTCACTGATTGAACAGCAGGTGCAAGTAGGTGCTTTATTAACAGGAGATGCCGTATTAAACTTTGCTAATCGTGTAGCGGAGGCAACAAAGCGCTACTTTATTCAAGAATCAGATCAATGGAAGGATGCACAAGCAACATTATTAGAGTCCGTAGCAACAGAAACAGCGGCACCATCTAAATTAAAAATGGCAGGAATGCAGGCAAAGGTAAATGCTATTCAGGCTGTGCTTGAAATTGAAGGCTACCAGCAATATAGTGCAAGTGTTATGCACCAGGCGAGCAATGAAATTCGTAAACAAGCGAATCAGCAACTGACAAACTGGGACAACGCATTCAAGCAGGATTTAGCAGAAATTCGATTATTCGATGAAACGATGCTGAAGCCAAAAGAGCAAGCTGTTCAACAAGAAGAGGTGCAGCAAGCTGTGAGTGCAACAAGTCTTCCTATTGAAGGTGTTATTAAACGAGCTTTGCATACAGCGAAAGCCGTTAAAGAGGTTCAAGGCTTTGCCGAAGTAGCAAGTTACTTAGAGAATAAGGTAGAGCGATTGCAAAAGAAAGATTTTACCATCGCATTGTTTGGTGCATTTAGTGCAGGGAAATCTTCATTCTCGAATGCCCTAATGGGTGCTAAGGTTTTACCAGTTTCACCAAACCCTACAACAGCGGCCATTAATAAAATACGTCCTGTAACTCCAGACCATCCACATGAAACAGCTGATGTACAGCTAAAAAATGCTGAGCAAATGCTAGAGGATATAAAAGGCTCCTATGCAGCAATCGGACTTTCTGTTTCCTCATTGGAAGAAGCATTTAACCGTGCGGATGAAGGACTTGCTGTGCAGCTTTCTGATGAGCGTTTAAATGTCCATAAATCATTTATTCGTGCATATAAAGAAGGGTTCCCAACATTTAAATCTGAACTTGGCAAAGTGTTACGTGTTAACCGAGAAGAGTTTGAAAAATTTGTTGCGCAAGAAAACAAATCATGTTTTGTTGATAATATTGATTTTTATTATGATAGTCCACTAACACGCATGGGGGTTACACTAGTTGATACGCCTGGAGCTGACTCTATTAATGCACGTCATACAGGTGTTGCATTTGAGTATATCCGAAATGCTGATGCAATCTTGTTTATTACTTATTACAATCATGCCTTTGCAAAAGCAGACCGTGAATTTTTAATTCAGCTTGGTCGTGTAAAAGATGCGTTCGAGCTAGATAAGATGTTCTTTATTGTTAATGCCATTGATTTGGCAACTACAGAGGAAGAACAAGAGGATGTAAAGGGCTATGTACGTTCAGAATTGCAGCGCTTTGGCATACGCTTCCCTCGACTTTACGGTGTTTCCAGTTTGTTGGCGTTAAAGGAAAAAGTTGAAGAAGCTGAATTATCTTCTGGTATGCCACCATTTGAGGACGCTTTCTATACCTTTTTAAATGATGAGTTAAGTGCATTAGCGGTGCAGGCACTTGCAGAGGAAGTTGATAAAACGGAGCAACGTTTGGGCGATTTAATTGCGCAAACAGAGGAAAACTTAAAGCGCAAGGATGAACGTTTAGAGGAATTAACAAACCTTGAACAGCATATCAAATCCAAGTTCAATACACTTAATACAAGTATGGTAGAAAGTGAAACGAAGCAAGAGCTGGATGAATTATTATACTATGTTCTACAACGCGTATACTATCGTTATCCAGAGTTCTTTAAAGAAGGCTATAATCCTTCAACATTTGCAGCAATGCCAGCACAGCAAGCATTGGAGCATGCTTTAAAGGAAGTTTTACAAAGCTTACGATTTGATTTCACACAAGAAATGCGTGTTACGAACTTCCGTTTATCACAATTTATCAGTAAGAAGATGCAATTGCGCTTTAAGGACGAAGTACGTGAGTTAAAAGAATTAAACCGTAGCTTCTCGTTTTTAGGCTTTGAAGCAGCTGAGCCAGATTTACTTGATTTTGAGGGGCCGTTCACTGATAATGCAAAATATTCAAGCGTAAAAACGCACTTCCGTAATGCTAAAGCATTCTTTGAGAAAAATGAAAAGGTGAAATTAAGTGAGGCGTTAGAGGCCTTAACAAAGCCAGATGCACAAAATTATCTGGATGCCCAGAAAGTATTGTTAATGAAATGGGCCATTTCCTACATTGCTGAGGAAGCGGAGAGATTGCGTCTGCATATTTACCATCAGGCACTTGAGCAAATTGCTACAGAAAGACTTGTACTGCAAGAAGAAAGTCGATTGGCTTCTTGGAAAACGATTTACGCGCAATTACAATACGCATGA
- a CDS encoding sulfurtransferase, whose protein sequence is MGKVFKSVEEIQFEGVRFVDARFDLQDNEAGRKAFDEGHAPGAIYIHLEQDLSDMESDNGRHPMPNKEKLSAVFQGLGLSYDDQIIVYDQGAAPFAARAWWMLTYAGFPNVVIANGGAPALEKKIAFTKDIIKYPPTTIEFDWQEERYAPREAVKAIVDGEVEATLLDARAAARYRGEVEPLDKVAGHIPTAKNFDWEQLKSEGQLQANDTLRSKVSPDEHVVIYCGSGVTASPLYAILADEGYENIQLYVGSYSDWITQYDIEKGTNE, encoded by the coding sequence ATGGGGAAAGTATTTAAATCAGTAGAGGAAATTCAATTTGAGGGTGTTCGTTTTGTAGATGCTCGCTTTGATTTACAAGACAATGAAGCAGGAAGAAAAGCATTCGATGAAGGGCATGCGCCAGGTGCTATTTATATTCACCTTGAGCAGGATTTATCGGATATGGAGTCTGACAATGGCCGTCATCCAATGCCAAACAAAGAAAAGCTATCAGCCGTTTTTCAAGGATTAGGATTAAGCTATGATGATCAGATTATCGTATATGATCAAGGGGCCGCACCATTTGCAGCAAGAGCATGGTGGATGCTAACATACGCTGGTTTTCCAAATGTAGTCATTGCCAATGGAGGTGCACCAGCCCTTGAGAAAAAGATAGCCTTCACCAAGGATATTATTAAATACCCGCCAACTACAATTGAATTTGACTGGCAGGAAGAACGCTATGCGCCACGTGAAGCGGTAAAAGCGATTGTAGATGGAGAGGTAGAGGCAACATTATTGGATGCTCGGGCAGCAGCTCGTTATCGGGGAGAGGTGGAGCCGTTAGATAAAGTAGCAGGACATATACCAACGGCCAAAAACTTTGACTGGGAGCAATTGAAATCAGAAGGTCAATTGCAGGCTAATGATACCCTGCGAAGTAAAGTATCACCTGACGAGCATGTTGTGATCTATTGTGGAAGTGGTGTGACGGCATCGCCTTTATATGCTATCCTAGCTGATGAAGGCTACGAAAATATTCAATTATATGTTGGAAGCTATAGTGATTGGATTACCCAATATGATATCGAGAAGGGTACAAATGAATAA
- a CDS encoding sigma-70 family RNA polymerase sigma factor: MQEILIQRAKKGDAEAFAQLFSQFEIDLYKMAYVYVGNEVDALDVVQEVAYRSFKYIHSLQSSFHIKTWLIRIAINCATDLLKKRGQFLPYEMEELEQGEEPHEELLQKWVMEDIITRLSKEEKDVILLRFYNDYTLLQVSQALQLKLGTTKTILYRALKKLKQALEQEGQE, translated from the coding sequence GTGCAGGAAATTCTCATACAACGAGCGAAAAAGGGCGATGCTGAGGCGTTCGCACAGCTATTTTCACAGTTTGAAATTGATTTATATAAAATGGCCTATGTATACGTGGGCAATGAGGTAGATGCACTGGATGTCGTGCAGGAGGTAGCTTACCGAAGTTTTAAATACATACATTCTTTGCAAAGTTCGTTTCATATAAAAACTTGGTTGATAAGGATTGCTATTAATTGTGCAACAGATTTACTAAAAAAACGGGGACAATTCCTGCCATATGAAATGGAGGAACTAGAGCAAGGTGAAGAGCCGCATGAGGAGCTTCTTCAAAAATGGGTGATGGAGGATATCATAACAAGGCTTTCAAAAGAGGAAAAAGACGTGATATTACTTCGATTTTACAATGATTATACATTACTTCAAGTGTCGCAGGCTTTGCAGCTAAAATTAGGAACTACAAAAACAATCTTGTATCGTGCATTAAAAAAACTAAAACAAGCGCTGGAACAGGAGGGGCAAGAATGA
- a CDS encoding MBL fold metallo-hydrolase yields the protein MFKREKSIEIQQNQDVQCAQGKVAVQGIGMSVYSFFVDGLLIDAGSYSLSQEFQSFFSEIPIEQLALTHSHEDHAGNAAWIQQYKKAPIFVHRDSVQICAEDGEYPLYRHALWGERPAFVAQPLGDSLQSRSAIWDVIETPGHTTDHVSFYNRETGAMFTGDLFIQTKTKVVLDEENIVHTLASLKKLLNYDFEAIYCCHAGYIADGRSKILNKIAYLEDMEGRVKQLFNQGYTVEEITKSIFPREYPITKVSGEQWSSKHIITAFIQQFKQESFT from the coding sequence ATGTTTAAACGAGAGAAAAGTATAGAAATTCAACAGAATCAGGATGTTCAATGTGCGCAAGGAAAAGTTGCAGTACAGGGCATTGGTATGAGTGTTTATAGTTTTTTCGTGGATGGTTTACTTATTGATGCAGGCTCGTACTCACTATCACAGGAGTTTCAATCCTTCTTTTCAGAGATACCGATTGAGCAATTAGCATTAACACATTCCCATGAGGATCATGCTGGAAATGCAGCATGGATTCAGCAGTATAAGAAGGCCCCTATTTTTGTTCATCGTGATTCCGTACAAATTTGTGCCGAAGATGGAGAGTATCCACTTTATCGTCATGCACTATGGGGAGAACGACCTGCGTTTGTTGCTCAACCACTAGGTGACTCCTTACAATCAAGATCAGCAATATGGGATGTCATTGAAACTCCTGGGCATACAACCGATCATGTTTCGTTTTACAATCGAGAAACCGGCGCCATGTTCACAGGTGATTTATTTATACAGACAAAAACCAAGGTTGTTCTGGATGAAGAAAACATTGTACATACCTTGGCATCTTTAAAGAAGCTATTAAACTATGATTTCGAGGCAATATATTGCTGCCATGCAGGCTATATTGCGGATGGTCGATCGAAAATTCTAAATAAAATCGCTTATTTAGAGGACATGGAAGGGCGAGTTAAGCAACTATTTAATCAAGGTTATACAGTGGAAGAAATCACTAAATCTATCTTCCCTCGCGAATATCCAATTACAAAAGTATCAGGGGAGCAGTGGTCTTCCAAGCATATCATTACCGCTTTTATTCAGCAGTTTAAGCAAGAGTCCTTTACATAG
- a CDS encoding NAD(P)-dependent malic enzyme, with amino-acid sequence MDVMKKALEMHAHYNGKLEVISKVPVQDSYDLSLAYSPGVAAPCVEIERNPSLVYDYTMKGNMVAIVSDGTAVLGLGDIGPKAALPVMEGKAILLKRFANVDAFPICLDTKNTDEIVSIVKALAPTFGAINLEDISAPRCFEIEDRLRQECEIPVFHDDQHGTAIVVGAGMINANRIVKKDVATMKVVINGAGAAGIAILRILVQMGYKNIYMCDTKGIIYEGRVEGMNPIKETVAHLTNPQKIHGTLDDALVDADVFIGVSVANLLTEAHINSMNDDPVVFALANPNPEITYENAKAWGVRVMGTGRSDYPNQINNVLAFPGIFRGALDVRATDINEAMKLAAVEAIASLVSDEDLHEEYIVPKSLDDRVVETVSRAVSGAAVESGVSELFQQNTVLTV; translated from the coding sequence ATGGATGTTATGAAAAAGGCGTTAGAAATGCATGCACACTATAATGGAAAATTAGAGGTTATTTCAAAGGTGCCGGTACAGGATTCCTATGATCTAAGTTTGGCGTATTCTCCAGGAGTTGCTGCACCATGTGTAGAGATTGAGAGAAATCCTTCACTTGTTTACGACTATACAATGAAGGGGAATATGGTAGCAATTGTGTCAGATGGGACGGCGGTTTTAGGGTTAGGAGACATTGGTCCAAAGGCGGCATTACCAGTAATGGAAGGGAAGGCGATTTTATTAAAGCGTTTTGCCAATGTTGATGCTTTTCCTATATGTTTAGATACGAAAAATACGGATGAAATCGTCAGCATTGTGAAGGCGCTTGCTCCAACCTTTGGTGCCATTAACTTAGAAGATATTTCGGCACCAAGATGTTTTGAGATTGAGGATCGTCTACGTCAAGAATGTGAAATTCCTGTGTTCCACGATGATCAGCATGGAACGGCCATTGTTGTAGGAGCGGGGATGATTAATGCCAACCGAATTGTAAAGAAAGATGTGGCCACAATGAAGGTTGTTATTAACGGTGCAGGGGCAGCGGGCATTGCTATTTTGCGTATTCTTGTGCAAATGGGCTATAAAAATATTTATATGTGTGATACAAAAGGAATTATTTATGAAGGACGCGTTGAAGGCATGAATCCAATTAAGGAAACGGTTGCTCATTTAACGAATCCTCAAAAAATACATGGTACTTTGGATGATGCGCTGGTTGATGCAGATGTCTTTATAGGTGTATCTGTTGCTAACTTGTTAACAGAAGCCCATATTAATTCAATGAATGATGATCCAGTGGTATTTGCACTAGCGAATCCAAATCCAGAAATTACGTATGAGAATGCGAAGGCTTGGGGTGTACGTGTTATGGGAACAGGACGCTCTGATTATCCAAATCAAATTAACAATGTACTTGCTTTCCCTGGGATTTTCAGAGGAGCCTTAGATGTACGTGCAACAGATATTAATGAGGCAATGAAGCTAGCTGCAGTAGAGGCAATTGCATCTCTTGTAAGTGATGAGGACTTACATGAAGAATATATCGTCCCAAAATCCTTAGACGATCGTGTTGTTGAAACTGTATCACGTGCAGTAAGTGGTGCTGCTGTAGAATCTGGCGTATCTGAGCTATTCCAACAAAATACAGTGCTTACCGTGTAA
- a CDS encoding methyl-accepting chemotaxis protein — protein sequence MKLKSIKTKLIAFSLLLLMIPLVVLGFFSYQQSKTNLEMVGKENLKNSVEMTIVMIEQLNKEVQAGKIPLTEAQEKVKVAILGEKDTEGKRPINKNIKLGENGYIFIVDQEGKSIAHPSIEGSNVWEEQDSNGVKYIQDAIKVGNNGGGFVTYDWKMPNSEKLEQKEIYAETEPNWGWTISASTYLIEFNKPADSILTITLVVIGIAIVVGIFVIWMYASSMTRPINRVAEAMELFAEGDLSQELMTIKSKDEIGKLASAMNQMQLKLKDMIHHIYQASDMINHSSQELTQSATEVKVGTEQVAITMHELASGAEGQAHHANELTSLMERFTSDLLETNRHGGHIHQSSVDVLALTEEGNHLMATSNNQMVKIDSIVQNAVVRVKKLDAQAQEISKLVVVIKDIADQTNLLALNAAIEAARAGEHGKGFAVVADEVRKLAEQVAFSVNDITGIVTNIQQDFDVVTSSLEGGYQEVQAGTNQIKATSETFNTISESINEVVESVKLISINLSAVSEDGQKMNSAIQEIAAVAEESAAGVEQTTATTEQTSSSMEEMTGKSEQLSELALKLKGLVSQFKL from the coding sequence ATGAAATTAAAATCTATTAAAACAAAACTAATTGCTTTTTCTTTACTTCTTTTAATGATCCCTTTAGTTGTTTTAGGGTTTTTCAGCTATCAACAAAGTAAGACCAATCTGGAAATGGTTGGGAAAGAAAACTTGAAAAATAGTGTGGAAATGACAATAGTGATGATTGAGCAATTAAATAAAGAGGTGCAGGCAGGGAAAATACCGTTAACAGAAGCTCAAGAAAAAGTGAAAGTAGCAATTTTGGGTGAGAAAGATACCGAAGGAAAGCGGCCAATAAATAAAAATATCAAATTAGGTGAAAACGGTTATATTTTTATTGTTGACCAAGAGGGAAAATCAATTGCCCATCCCAGTATAGAAGGCTCAAATGTGTGGGAAGAGCAGGATAGTAATGGCGTAAAATATATTCAAGATGCAATTAAAGTTGGGAATAATGGTGGAGGCTTTGTTACATATGACTGGAAAATGCCCAATTCAGAGAAACTAGAGCAGAAAGAAATATATGCCGAAACAGAACCGAATTGGGGTTGGACGATTAGTGCTAGTACATATTTAATCGAATTTAATAAACCAGCAGATAGTATTTTAACAATAACATTAGTGGTTATCGGTATTGCAATTGTTGTTGGTATTTTCGTAATTTGGATGTACGCAAGTAGCATGACTAGGCCTATTAATCGAGTAGCTGAAGCGATGGAACTTTTTGCAGAAGGAGATTTATCTCAAGAGCTGATGACAATTAAATCCAAAGATGAGATTGGAAAATTAGCGAGTGCCATGAATCAAATGCAACTAAAGCTAAAGGATATGATTCATCATATTTATCAAGCTTCAGATATGATTAACCATTCCAGTCAAGAATTAACGCAATCTGCAACAGAAGTAAAGGTGGGAACCGAGCAGGTAGCAATAACGATGCATGAATTGGCATCTGGTGCAGAGGGACAAGCTCACCATGCCAATGAACTAACATCATTGATGGAACGTTTCACCTCAGATTTATTGGAAACGAATCGACATGGTGGACATATACACCAATCTTCTGTTGATGTGTTGGCACTAACCGAAGAGGGAAATCATTTGATGGCGACTTCTAATAATCAGATGGTTAAAATAGATAGCATTGTGCAAAACGCTGTGGTGAGAGTAAAAAAACTTGATGCTCAAGCGCAAGAAATTTCAAAATTAGTCGTTGTCATTAAAGATATTGCGGATCAAACTAATTTATTAGCATTGAATGCTGCAATTGAAGCAGCAAGAGCTGGTGAGCATGGAAAAGGATTTGCAGTGGTTGCAGATGAGGTTAGAAAATTAGCAGAGCAAGTGGCGTTTTCCGTGAACGATATTACAGGTATTGTCACAAATATTCAGCAAGATTTTGATGTTGTAACATCTTCTTTAGAGGGTGGCTACCAAGAGGTGCAAGCTGGAACAAATCAAATAAAAGCTACAAGTGAAACGTTTAACACAATCAGTGAATCCATCAATGAAGTAGTAGAAAGTGTTAAATTAATCTCAATAAATTTATCAGCTGTGTCTGAAGATGGTCAAAAAATGAATAGCGCTATACAGGAAATTGCTGCAGTAGCAGAGGAATCAGCGGCTGGTGTTGAGCAAACAACTGCGACAACGGAGCAGACAAGTAGTTCGATGGAAGAAATGACAGGAAAATCTGAGCAATTATCAGAATTAGCCTTAAAATTGAAGGGCTTAGTTTCACAATTTAAACTTTAA